A single region of the Candidatus Protochlamydia amoebophila UWE25 genome encodes:
- a CDS encoding transposase — protein MKGKTFADRGSISEKLAHTLMQKGIHLFAKVKKMKNQWIMLVDKLMLKKRAMIESVNYLLKIAVR, from the coding sequence ATGAAAGGAAAAACATTCGCAGATAGAGGGTCTATTTCAGAAAAACTGGCTCATACTTTAATGCAAAAGGGAATACATCTTTTCGCAAAAGTAAAGAAGATGAAAAATCAATGGATCATGTTAGTGGATAAACTCATGCTAAAAAAGAGGGCTATGATTGAAAGTGTGAATTATCTGTTGAAAATAGCTGTCAGATAA
- a CDS encoding NADPH-dependent FMN reductase: MDNQPKILAFAGSLRKDSYNKKLVKNAMKGAEQAGAKVTYIDLNDYPLPIYDGDIEANEGLPENALKLKKLLWEHDGFIIASPEYNSSISGVLKNMIDWTTRQATPEEVYLSCFIDKVALIISASPGNLGGLRGLVHLRSILENIQTWVMPSQKAISDAANAFDEQGNLKKEQDRKATEELAKQLVEKTKKLQLASVA; the protein is encoded by the coding sequence ATGGATAACCAACCAAAAATATTAGCTTTTGCAGGCAGCTTAAGAAAAGACTCTTATAATAAAAAACTTGTTAAAAACGCGATGAAAGGAGCTGAACAAGCTGGAGCAAAAGTTACTTATATTGATTTAAATGATTATCCGCTCCCCATTTATGACGGGGATATCGAAGCGAATGAAGGGCTTCCTGAAAATGCTTTAAAACTTAAAAAGCTACTGTGGGAGCACGATGGTTTTATCATTGCTTCTCCAGAATATAATAGTTCTATCTCTGGCGTATTAAAAAATATGATTGATTGGACCACGCGTCAGGCTACACCTGAAGAAGTCTATTTAAGTTGTTTTATCGATAAAGTTGCTTTAATTATCAGTGCCTCTCCAGGAAATTTAGGAGGATTAAGAGGGCTTGTTCATTTAAGATCTATTTTAGAAAATATTCAAACTTGGGTCATGCCGAGCCAAAAAGCCATTTCCGACGCTGCTAACGCTTTTGATGAACAAGGAAATTTAAAAAAAGAACAAGATCGCAAAGCCACTGAAGAACTCGCGAAACAATTAGTTGAAAAAACAAAGAAACTTCAACTTGCCAGTGTTGCTTAA
- a CDS encoding Tex family protein encodes MLEQTRQVFMIQIAQELSLSVHSVKAVVDLLEAGNTIPFIARYRKEATSNLDEVQIKNIQERHNYLKELEERRQTILTSIESQGKLTDALREQILACNVKTILEDLYLPYKPKRRTRAMIAREKGLEPLALLILSQPLQGNPQEAASSFINEGKGVLDVNQAISGALDIVAEMIAEEAAVRSYVREIFATEGVVVSKVRSSVKGPTKFEQYYDFKEKVKTIPSHRYLAIRRGEKEDILDFSIEIEEFSVISQIAKLVNLKPASPFSSHLSQAVEDSFKRLLYPSVETDVRLDLKLASDRAAVDIFANNLRHLLLASPLGGKSVIGIDPGIRTGCKCVAVDETGKYLNTITIYPSQGARAHQQAEKDLATFIQFYKPYAVAIGNGTAGRETESFVKQLIKKDALTGTLVVTVNESGASVYSASDVAREEFPDLDLTIRGAISIARRLQDPLAELVKIDPKSIGVGQYQHDVHQSLLQDQLVHVVESCVNHVGVDLNTASAPLLSYVSGIGQSLAQKMVKYRESHGAFKSRQQLKKVPGFGAKTFEQAAGFLRIRNGEYPLDSSAVHPERYELVEQIAKDLNLSLRDLIDHPEFVAQIDLKKYMSASVGELTLKDILQELKKPGRDPRATFEPPSFREDILSIQDLKPGLHLEGIVTNVTAFGAFIDIGVHQDGLIHLSELSDHYVSHPNDVVKAGDKLKVEVLTIDVERKRISLTARVGQNRSTKEPIQVAKESSKPKRQTRSQSNFISNPFASL; translated from the coding sequence ATGTTAGAACAAACGCGCCAAGTATTTATGATTCAAATCGCTCAAGAACTTTCCCTTTCTGTCCATTCTGTCAAAGCTGTAGTTGATTTATTGGAAGCGGGAAATACGATTCCTTTTATCGCCCGTTATCGAAAAGAAGCGACCAGCAACCTAGATGAAGTTCAAATTAAAAACATTCAAGAACGACACAATTATTTAAAAGAATTAGAAGAAAGACGGCAAACAATTCTTACTTCGATTGAATCGCAAGGAAAACTGACAGATGCCCTACGAGAACAAATTTTAGCTTGTAATGTCAAAACAATTTTAGAAGATCTTTACTTACCCTATAAACCTAAACGACGCACGAGAGCGATGATTGCTCGAGAGAAGGGACTAGAGCCTTTAGCTCTTTTAATTTTAAGTCAACCTCTTCAAGGAAATCCGCAAGAAGCAGCCAGTTCATTTATTAATGAAGGAAAAGGAGTTTTGGATGTCAACCAAGCGATTTCCGGAGCTCTTGATATTGTAGCTGAAATGATTGCTGAAGAGGCTGCTGTTCGTTCGTATGTTCGAGAAATATTTGCAACAGAAGGTGTTGTTGTTTCAAAAGTGCGTTCTAGTGTCAAAGGACCGACAAAGTTTGAGCAATATTATGATTTTAAAGAAAAAGTTAAAACAATTCCTTCTCATCGCTATTTAGCTATTCGACGCGGTGAAAAAGAAGATATCCTCGATTTTTCAATTGAAATAGAGGAATTTTCTGTCATTTCACAAATTGCAAAATTAGTAAATCTTAAACCAGCTTCTCCCTTTAGTTCTCATTTATCACAAGCAGTTGAAGATTCTTTTAAAAGGCTTCTTTATCCTTCTGTAGAAACAGATGTCCGTTTAGATTTGAAATTAGCCTCGGATCGAGCGGCTGTAGATATTTTTGCCAATAACTTACGTCATCTTTTATTAGCTTCTCCCCTAGGTGGAAAGTCTGTTATTGGAATCGATCCCGGCATTCGAACAGGCTGTAAATGTGTGGCTGTCGATGAGACAGGTAAATATTTAAATACGATCACCATTTATCCTTCTCAAGGAGCAAGAGCGCATCAACAAGCAGAAAAAGACTTAGCGACTTTTATTCAGTTCTACAAACCTTATGCGGTTGCGATTGGTAATGGAACGGCAGGTCGAGAAACAGAAAGTTTTGTCAAACAACTGATCAAAAAAGATGCTTTAACGGGCACCCTGGTTGTCACTGTTAATGAATCGGGAGCAAGTGTTTACAGTGCCTCTGATGTCGCAAGGGAAGAATTTCCCGATTTAGACTTGACAATAAGAGGGGCCATTTCAATCGCTCGCCGATTACAAGACCCTCTGGCTGAACTTGTCAAAATTGATCCAAAATCAATTGGAGTTGGACAATATCAACATGATGTTCATCAATCTCTTTTACAAGACCAACTTGTTCATGTAGTGGAAAGTTGTGTAAATCATGTAGGAGTCGATTTAAATACAGCGAGCGCCCCTTTACTATCTTATGTTTCTGGGATCGGTCAGTCGCTTGCTCAAAAAATGGTTAAATATCGAGAATCTCATGGCGCTTTTAAAAGTCGTCAGCAGCTTAAAAAGGTCCCTGGATTTGGAGCTAAAACCTTTGAACAAGCAGCGGGATTTTTGCGTATCAGAAATGGAGAATATCCTTTAGACTCTTCAGCAGTTCATCCGGAGCGTTATGAATTAGTAGAACAAATTGCTAAAGATTTAAACCTCTCCTTGAGAGATTTAATTGATCATCCCGAATTTGTCGCTCAAATTGATTTAAAGAAGTATATGAGTGCCTCTGTAGGAGAGTTGACCTTAAAAGATATCCTGCAAGAATTAAAAAAGCCAGGTCGAGATCCGCGAGCAACTTTTGAACCTCCCAGCTTTCGCGAGGATATTTTATCTATTCAAGATCTTAAACCAGGGCTCCATTTAGAAGGAATAGTGACTAACGTAACAGCTTTTGGGGCTTTTATCGATATAGGTGTGCATCAAGATGGGTTAATTCATTTATCAGAGCTTTCCGATCACTATGTCAGCCATCCCAATGATGTGGTGAAAGCTGGAGATAAGCTAAAAGTAGAAGTTTTAACAATTGATGTTGAACGTAAGCGCATTTCTTTAACGGCAAGAGTAGGCCAAAATCGCTCTACTAAAGAGCCAATACAAGTTGCTAAAGAGTCTTCAAAGCCAAAAAGGCAAACCAGATCCCAAAGTAATTTTATTTCTAATCCGTTTGCTTCCCTTTAA